From a single Syngnathus scovelli strain Florida chromosome 2, RoL_Ssco_1.2, whole genome shotgun sequence genomic region:
- the LOC125988794 gene encoding puratrophin-1 translates to MASPPRSYATPRTNLPDNLSSNSSFATKHYRVTQQTSFLPSFSPQPSLSLETRICPAKHGIAVSLCLVDASSSSSSRLARDKDTEAEPKPIGWVSPDTWDSRFNGTQLKTTMDVGKPLALCKVEDKAEATMLFGCTAQKQKSDVQMQPKSQTESCMQTQIQPKSHKELVHLPKKTQANYTLQDANMAAEPSSAQCESGVQVSEKPCTPCMARRQGKMSYETQELRCHHRKSYTAALRNPVAVQHEEARASMLGVVQEDGETSHCDARRTLKETVKGLSHCNHDQNICNEESGEKKTAPFWRHGDTNHVLCMPDHPGQDDRRPEFLTCRTTLPFREDYKKCFISLHNGSRSSDEEALESTNDPSKASVMSTKEHSLSNTCSQHCEDPLATATPTELSPTVSTPVSPRKNKRESDGRCSSLSTAVVDTSEKCQLVLVDGPNIRRGRNEDTCADVPQLHVVKCKKSTAFRLISPKISKVRMAIPDGASKSTAGKDAESSSPGSSIPATEIRRNPQPSSAHPRPDHLPLGSPDPRDHPLYQGVATLTGGRDRAGRAIAELYGDHQGWSSHVTSQEILEMLLYFHSIIRREIREVGMILIFDARKSHPLPQLYKALMTLQEQCPQAVNTLVLLVDKESGARPERCPTMRTEVVTSLKALMKMVEESQRTFRLAGTLSYNHCDWVELHQKLFPFALDLHDASSLLLRAISDLKAPRRTNSVQTVQQGMKDQRTLMRDVLEDRRLVNLQREGGAILVRLRKESDHRYPHCEALSDAVDSLTSLYNHVEEQVHILVRSSNMSLEHLKYLLQVREMEGHFTQLQQWFYVEGERHLREAESVEDSGDQLEQILNSFTAFLIEANDRRHHAMSLAQEAEHLQQAGMSYPETQAFSSQVCAFKSDLDHFLCRAEACGRELQIMVKLCDFCEQATSLAVECIDYLNQNATTILTTQSCSLKTAPVNQTNQNKDTGPCSSQCDVHTSVLAPDDDSSVLQLFQNKFLRFSLEHFQEVRAQASALRGSRGMRVWNAAWLRCQEAQQLLQERMQHMADKVLKSQPHCSRCCGHHYVDVASTQTAPPGSLVVQSTAEWENIATGSMDLVKRRPILGKSNTTEAECKIPFKAQDTSDNGDNHGWTPKSSHRSAKKAERETKRNRARGDRDAAALSQSHAVGCQWFPWARGLRAKSQDSSPTAVEVSESSTPPKEQIRPSSSCSHHGQPSCRILQEAQKFQLSRHGSFRSEGSCNHGATENSGAYLSKHSSLPTGKGEGTFCLERAQEGANNALRLQHVLEELLFTEREYVRSLSYILTHYVPLLDRLDIPQDLRGKRAIIFGNLQKLHEFHNHYFLPELEACHRDPAMVARCFLKNSDSFGLYALYSKNKPQSDSLILHHRHDIFKRKQQELGDKMDLSSYLLRPIQRISKYSLLLQDMLALTAPYWPRDVTNAAVAHDPELSSKEGERADIRAAADLVRFQMRHGNDLLTMDAIQDCDVNLKEQGQLIRQDEFTIFFRKKKCQRRIFLFEHLILFSKTKKTEIGNEVYVYKQSFKTSDIGMTHDTGVSGLSFEIWFRRRRSEDTYILKANSVELKKVWTADLEKILWDQATHGREQRLQELMGLGHKTFLDIQPSEAAICDRDVSGILPGRVPVACCSHRALENTRPNSIGSTSTTLSRSSSSSGRGSLSPAGCLGHPAAGPAPDGVLDNEVNARHCLLHRDCERWTTNHRPLTDSSEESTNVFFSDSEHSCLSALGGEVVDSSSSLGSHSPQGRTSLRQMKSSPALNRKNVANEAKPPLMDNSQGDVPIGKSTEV, encoded by the exons ATGGCCTCTCCTCCTCGTTCATATGCCACACCTCGTACTAATTTACCTGACAATTTGTCATCTAACAGTTCCTTTGCTACTAAACATTATCGTGTAACGCAACAGACCTCATTCTTACCATCTTTTTCCCCCCAGCCTTCCCTCTCGCTAGAGACCAGAATTTGTCCAGCCAAGCACGGCATTGCGGTGTCTCTCTGCCTCGTGGATGCTAGCAGCTCTTCCTCATCCAGGCTTGCCAGGGACAAAGATACAGAGGCAGAGCCAAAGCCTATTGGCTGGGTGTCCCCTGACACATGGGATAGCCGCTTTAATGGCACGCAGCTAAAGACAACCATGGATGTTGGCAAGCCTCTAGCATTGTGCAAAGTTGAAGATAAGGCTGAG GCAACAATGCTTTTTGGATGCACTGCACAGAAACAGAAATCGGACGTGCAAATGCAACCCAAATCACAAACGGAGTCATGTATGCAAACCCAAATCCAGCCAAAGTCACATAAAGAACTCGTGCATTTACCGAAGAAAACACAAGCAAACTACACATTACAAGATGCAAACATGGCAGCTGAACCTTCATCTGCTCAGTGTGAGAGTGGTGTTCAGGTCTCAGAGAAACCCTGTACCCCATGCATGGCTAGGAGACAAGGGAAAATGTCTTACGAAACTCAGgagttgcgatgtcatcatcgGAAGTCCTATACGGCCGCGCTGCGAAATCCTGTTGCTGTTCAGCATGAAGAGGCCAGAGCTAGCATGTTAGGTGTTGTGCAAGAGGATGGGGAAACCTCGCATTGTGATGCCAGAAGGACACTTAAGGAGACTGTTAAAGGTCTGTCTCATTGTAACCATGACCAAAACATTTGCAACGAAGAGTcaggagagaaaaaaactgcTCCATTTTGGAGACATGGAGATACAAACCATGTTCTCTGTATGCCTGACCACCCAGGACAGGATGACAGAAGGCCAGAATTTCTAACTTGCAGGACCACTTTGCCTTTTCGGGAAGATTACAAGAAGTGCTTTATCAGTTTACACAATGGAAGTAGATCAAGCGATGAAGAAGCTTTGGAGAGCACCAACGACCCTTCAAAGGCATCTGTGATGTCCACCAAAGAGCACAGCTTATCAAATACCTGTTCCCAACATTGTGAAGACCCCCTAGCTACAGCCACCCCCACTGAGCTGAGTCCAACTGTGTCTACTCCTGTTTCACCACGGAAGAACAAACGGGAATCAGATGGAAGATGTTCCTCCCTCTCCACTGCAGTGGTAGACACCTCAGAGAAGTGCCAGTTGGTCCTCGTCGACGGTCCGAATATCAGGAGGGGCCGAAATGAAGACACCTGTGCAGATGTCCCTCAGCTTCACGTcgtcaaatgtaaaaaaagcaCAGCCTTTCGATTAATTTCACCCAAGATCAGCAAAGTGAGGATGGCCATTCCAG ATGGGGCAAGTAAATCAACCGCAGGTAAAGACGCAGAAAGCTCCTCACCCGGTTCTTCAATTCCAGCAACAGAAATTCGGAGGAATCCTCagccgtcctccgctcatcccaGACCGGACCACCTTCCTCTGGGATCTCCAGACCCCAGAGATCACCCTCTCTATCAAGGAGTGGCAACACTCACAG GAGGCAGAGATAGAGCAGGTAGGGCGATCGCCGAGCTTTACGGAGACCACCAAGGATGGAGCTCTCATGTTACCAGCCAGGAGATCTTGGAGATGTTGCTCTACTTTCACTCAATCATCAG GAGAGAAATCCGAGAAGTTGGGATGATCCTAATTTTTGATGCCAGGAAATCGCATCCTCTTCCACAGCTGTACAAGGCCTTGATGACATTGCAG GAGCAGTGTCCCCAGGCAGTGAACACTTTGGTGCTTCTAGTGGATAAAGAAAGCGGTGCCCGACCAGAGAGATGCCCCACCATGCGG ACTGAGGTGGTGACATCATTGAAAGCCCTGATGAAGATGGTGGAGGAGAGCCAACGGACTTTCCGTCTGGCTGGAACACTGTCCTACAATCACTGTGACTGGGTGGAGCTTCACCAG AAACTGTTTCCATTCGCGTTGGATCTTCATGACGCATCCAGTCTACTGCTGAGGGCAATCAGTGATTTAAAAGCGCCTCGGAGAACCAATTCTGTCCAG ACTGTGCagcagggaatgaaggaccAGAGGACTCTGATGCGTGATGTACTGGAGGACAGGCGATTGGTTAACCTACAGAGGGAGGGCGGGGCCATCTTGGTGCGGCTGAGGAAGGAAAGCGACCACAGATATCCTCACTGTGAGGCTCTCAG TGATGCGGTGGACTCACTGACCAGCCTGTACAACCATGTAGAGGAGCAAGTTCACATCCTTGTACGGAGCTCTAACATGTCTCTGGAACATTTGAAGTACCTGCTGCAAGTCAGAGAGATGGAAGGACACTTCACACAA TTGCAACAGTGGTTTTACGTTGAGGGTGAGCGCCATCTGCGGGAGGCCGAATCGGTGGAGGACTCTGGAGACCAACTGGAGCAGATCCTTAACAGCTTCACTGCTTTTCTTATAGAGGCTAAT GATCGTCGACACCATGCCATGTCATTAGCACAAGAGGCTGAGCACCTCCAGCAGGCTGGAATGTCATACCCAGAGACACAGGCGTTCAGCAGCCAGGTTTGCGCGTTCAAATCGGACCTGGACCACTTCCTGTGTAGAGCGGAGGCATGTGGACGGGAACTGCAGATCATGGTCAAACTGTGTGATTTTTGTGAGCAG GCTACATCTCTGGCTGTTGAATGCATTGACTATCTGAACCAAAATGCCACCACAATCCTTACAACCCAATCCTGTAGTCTAAAGACAGCACCTGTCAATCAAACCAATCAAAACAAAGACACGGGACCATGCAGCAGCCAGTGTGACGTCCACACGAGCGTATTAGCGCCAGATGACGACAGCTCTGTCCTCCAACTCTTCCAGAACAAGTTCCTTCGGTTCAGCTTAGAACATTTTCAGGAAGTGAGAGCCCAGGCCAGTGCACTGAGGGGCTCCAGGGGAATGAGGGTCTGGAACGCAGCCTGGCTACGGTGCCAGGAGGCCCAGCAGTTGCTTCAGGAGAGAATGCAGCATATGGCTGACAAGGTCCTCAAGAGTCAGCCACATTGTAGTAGGTGTTGCGGCCATCATTATGTGGATGTGGCCAGCACTCAGACAGCACCACCTGGTAGTCTGGTGGTACAGTCAACAGCAGAGTGGGAGAACATTGCGACGGGATCAATGGATTTAGTCAAAAGAAGACCAATCCTGGGCAAGAGCAACACAACTGAAGCAGAATGTAAAATTCCCTTCAAAGCCCAAGATACAAGTGATAATGGCGACAACCATGGATGGACACCAAAATCATCTCACAG GTCAGCGAAGAAAGCGGAGCGAGAGACGAAGAGGAACAGGGCAAGAGGTGACCGTGATGCCGCCGCTCTCTCACAGTCTCACGCTGTGGGCTGCCAGTGGTTCCCGTGGGCACGAGGCCTGCGAGCCAAGTCCCAAGATTCATCCCCGACAGCGGTAGAGGTGTCCGAGTCTTCCACACCTCCAAAGGAGCAGATTAGACCGTCGTCCTCCTGCTCCCACCACGGTCAGCCATCTTGTCGGATCCTCCAAGAGGCTCAGAAGTTTCAGCTTTCTCGCCACGGAAGCTTCCGCTCGGAGGGCTCCTGCAATCATGGGGCTACAGAAAACAGCGGGGCTTATCTCAGCAAGCACTCCAGCCTGCCTACTGGCAAGGGTGAAGGAACATTCTGTTTGGAAAGGGCACAAGAGGGCGCCAACAATGCTCT GAGGTTGCAGCATGTCCTGGAGGAGCTGCTGTTCACAGAGCGAGAGTATGTCCGCTCTTTGAGCTACATCCTGACTCATTACGTACCCCTGCTGGACAGACTCGACATTCCCCAGGACCTCAGGGGCAAGCGTGCCATCATCTTTGGGAATCTGCAGAAGCTTCATGAGTTCCACAACCACTACTTCCTGCCAGAGCTGGAGGCCTGCCACAGGGATCCTGCTATGGTGGCCCGTTGTTTTCTCAAAAAT AGTGACAGTTTTGGCCTTTATGCACTCTACAGTAAGAACAAACCTCAGTCAGACTCCTTGATACTGCATCATCGCCACGACATCTTCAAG AGGAAGCAGCAGGAGCTTGGGGACAAAATGGATCTGTCGTCTTATCTGCTGAGGCCCATCCAGAGGATCAGCAAGTACAGCCTCCTGCTGCAGGACATGCTGGCTCTGACTGCCCCCTACTGGCCACGTGACGTTACCAACGCTGCGGTTGCCCACGACCCTGAGCTGAGCAGCAAAGAGGGGGAGCGGGCTGACATCAGGGCTGCCGCTGACCTGGTTCGTTTTCAGATGCGTCACGGCAACGATCTACTCACCATGGATGCTATCCAGGACTGCGAC GTTAACTTAAAAGAGCAAGGTCAACTCATTCGACAGGATGAGTTCACTATTTTCTTTCGGAAGAAGAAATGCCAACGCCGCATCTTCCTCTTTGAGCATCTCATTCTCTTCAGCAAGACCAAGAAGACTGAAATCGGAAATGAAGTTTATGTCTACAAACAGTCCTTTAAG ACCAGCGACATCGGGATGACCCATGACACCGGCGTGAGTGGCCTGAGCTTTGAAATCTGGTTCCGCAGGAGGAGGAGCGAGGACACTTACATTTTGAAGGCCAATAGCGTCGAGCTGAAAAAAGTCTGGACCGCTGACCTAGAGAAGATTCTCTGGGATCAGGCCACTCACGGTAGAG AACAAAGGCTCCAGGAGTTGATGGGACTAGGCCACAAAACATTCCTGGACATTCAACCCAGCGAGGCTGCCATCTGTGACCGAGACGTCAGCGGCATCCTGCCTGGCAGAG TCCCTGTGGCATGTTGTTCACACAGGGCTCTAGAAAACACTCGCCCCAACTCCATCGGCTCCACCTCCACCACCCTCAGCCGATCGTCTTCGTCGTCGGGCCGCGGCTCGCTCTCCCCTGCTGGCTGTCTCGGACACCCTGCTGCTGGCCCTGCCCCCGACGGCGTTCTGGACAATGAGGTCAACGCTCGTCACTGTCTTCTTCATCGGGACTGTGAACGCTGGACAACGAACCATCGTCCGCTGA CAGATTCATCTGAGGAGAGCACCAACGTGTTCTTCAGTGACTCGGAGCACAGTTGTCTGTCGGCCCTCGGTGGGGAGGTTGTGGACTCCTCATCATCACTGGGCTCCCACAGTCCCCAGGGCCGCACATCACTGCGTCAGATGAAAAGCTCACCAGCACTCAATAGGAAGAATGTGGCCAATGAAGCCAAGCCTCCACTCATGGATAATTCTCAG GGAGATGTTCCAATAGGAAAATCAACAGAAGTTTAA
- the LOC125988014 gene encoding protein-glutamine gamma-glutamyltransferase 2-like, protein MSQVLAIERCDLNIKDNKSSHRTELFADERLIVRRGQAFTIFVYLKHGSMTLKENVNFIVHTGPLPKKESETKVSFPLSNSTVNTKWSASATHDRASNKVSITIASSPNAPIGLYSLAVNHNGQETTLGQFTLLFNAWCRNDAVYMQGEAKRQEYVLAQHGQIYRGTQKRIMGTPWNFGQFEAGILDICLKILDDNPKFALDADQDCSARRNPIYVTRVLSAMINSNDDNGVLVGKWHDITGGVHPGQWVGTGDILRQWAESGSVRYGQCWVFAAVGCTVSRAFGIPCRVVTNFGSAHDTNANLIIEKVYDEEMNNISNGDSIWNFHVWVDSWMTRPDLGKEYDGWQTSDPTPQEKSDGVYCCGPAPLKAIKEGELTKKYDTPFIFAEVNADVEDLVRLSSGEYVKIGGSTDSVGRFISTKAVGSDERQDITDEYKYPEGSEEERKVFEKAQHRNKLQQRGEKPGLQLKIKLAENMIVGSDFEVYIAVTNNCMVTKTCMLLFFAKAVGYNGGRGKSCGFTSARVELPAGEERRLYLKLEYDTYGSVITSDRLIHLSAVTIDKEHIDYHKAEKTIVLDEPRVEIKLLGEAKVRQPVSVRLTMVNPLPEALQDCSFTVAGAGLVDVKPITFKIGCVYPKQEATATAMFTPTKAGSSVLLVSFDSDKLKNIKSSISIVVMGG, encoded by the exons ATGAGTCAAG TTTTGGCTATCGAGCGCTGTGACCTGAACATCAAAGACAACAAAAGCAGCCATCGCACGGAGCTGTTTGCAGACGAGCGTCTGATCGTCCGACGGGGGCAAGCCTTCACTATCTTTGTCTACTTGAAACATGGCAGCATGACGCTCAAAGAAAACGTCAACTTCATTGTTCACACTG GTCCACTGCCCAAAAAAGAATCAGAGACCAAGGTTTCCTTCCCGCTCAGCAACTCCACAGTCAACACCAAGTGGAGCGCCTCGGCCACTCATGATCGGGCGAGCAACAAAGTGTCCATCACCATAGCATCCTCCCCTAACGCCCCCATTGGGCTCTACTCTCTGGCTGTAAACCACAACGGGCAGGAGACCACCTTAGGGCAATTCACTTTGCTCTTTAACGCTTGGTGTCGAA ATGATGCCGTGTACATGCAAGGCGAGGCCAAGAGGCAAGAGTACGTTTTGGCGCAGCATGGCCAGATCTACAGAGGCACGCAGAAACGCATTATGGGGACGCCGTGGAACTTtggacag TTTGAAGCTGGAATTCTGGACATCTGTCTGAAAATCTTGGACGACAATCCGAAATTTGCGTTGGACGCCGATCAGGACTGCTCAGCCAGGAGAAATCCTATCTACGTGACTCGGGTCCTGAGCGCCATG ATCAACAGCAATGACGACAACGGGGTGCTGGTAGGTAAGTGGCATGACATTACCGGAGGCGTTCACCCCGGCCAGTGGGTCGGAACCGGAGACATTCTGCGCCAGTGGGCGGAGAGCGGCTCGGTCCGCTATGGCCAGTGTTGGGTGTTTGCTGCCGTTGGTTGCACAG TGTCCCGTGCCTTTGGTATCCCTTGTCGGGTAGTGACCAACTTTGGTTCAGCCCACGACACTAACGCCAACCTGATCATAGAGAAGGTTTACGATGAAGAAATGAATAATATTTCAAATGGGGATTCAATCTG GAACTTCCATGTTTGGGTGGACAGCTGGATGACCCGTCCAGACTTGGGCAAGGAATATGACGGGTGGCAAACCAGCGATCCGACGCCACAGGAGAAGAGTGACG GTGTTTACTGTTGTGGTCCAGCTCCGCTGAAGGCCATTAAGGAAGGAGAGCTTACCAAAAAGTATGACACTCCTTTTATTTTTGCTGAG GTCAATGCTGACGTGGAGGACTTGGTTCGTCTGTCGAGCGGAGAGTACGTCAAGATCGGCGGATCGACCGACTCCGTCGGCCGCTTCATCAGCACCAAAGCTGTTGGCTCAGATGAGAGACAAGACATCACAGATGAGTACAAGTATCCTGAAG GTTCTGAGGAGGAGCGCAAGGTGTTTGAGAAGGCCCAGCATCGCAACAAGCTACAACAGCGAGGGGAGAAACCGGGCCTTCAACTCAAG ATTAAGCTGGCAGAAAATATGATCGTGGGTTCGGACTTTGAAGTGTACATTGCTGTCACCAACAACTGCATGGTGACAAAGACATGTATGCTGCTCTTCTTTGCCAAAGCTGTTGGTTACAACGGCGGGCGAGGAAAGAGCTGTGGATTCACATCGGCCAGAGTGGAATTGCCCGCCGGAGAAG agagACGACTGTACCTTAAACTAGAGTACGATACTTATGGATCAGTGATCACATCCGATCGACTCATTCATCTGTCAGCCGTCACCATCGACAAGGAACACATCGATTATCACAAGGCCGAGAAGACTATAGTGCTGGACGAGCCTCGTGTGGAAATCAAG CTGCTAGGAGAAGCCAAGGTGAGGCAGCCGGTGTCGGTGAGGCTGACCATGGTAAACCCGTTGCCGGAGGCGCTTCAGGATTGTAGCTTCACCGTTGCGGGTGCTGGCCTGGTTGACGTCAAGCCCATAACATTCAA GATTGGATGTGTGTACCCCAAACAGGAAGCTACAGCCACCGCCATGTTCACTCCTACCAAGGCTGGCTCCAGCGTCCTACTGGTCAGCTTTGACAGTGACAAACTGAAAAACATCAAGAGCTCCATCAGCATTGTAGTGATGGGGGGCTAG
- the LOC125988015 gene encoding SUZ RNA-binding domain-containing, with product MDEEVAESWEEAADNGEMDKRLEEKLRISQREQESSNHHCSPRSSLKTAMVIQDDSLPAAPPPQIRILKRPTNNGSLGSPLNQNRPTPQVKSLAQREAEYAEARKRILGSASPEETTQDKNGADRAGRINSTLPSEDTRSNNHAVRQPSSPDGTQGFRQHR from the exons ATGGATGAAGAGGTCGCGGAAAGTTGGGAGGAAGCGGCTGATAACGGG GAAATGGATAAACGGTTAGAGGAGAAACTAAGAATCAGCCAGAGAGAACA AGAGTCAAGTAACCACCATTGTTCTCCACGCTCGTCACTGAAGACGGCCATGGTCATCCAGGACGACTCCCTACCGGCAGCGCCGCCACCTCAGATTCGCATCTTGAAGCGGCCCACAAACAACGGGTCGCTGGGGTCTCCCCTGAACCAGAACAGGCCCACGCCGCAGGTCAAGTCTTTGGCACAGCGCGAGGCGGAGTACGCCGAGGCCCGGAAAAGAATTTTGGGGAGTGCTTCTCCGGAGGAGACGACCCAGGATAAGAATGGTGCAGACAG GGCGGGTCGCATCAATTCTACGTTGCCTTCAGAGGACACGAGATCCAACAATCACGCGGTCCGACAGCCAAGCAGCCCCGACGGTACCCAAGGGTTCCGACAGCACAGATAA